Proteins encoded in a region of the Photobacterium profundum SS9 genome:
- the bcp gene encoding thioredoxin-dependent thiol peroxidase, which produces MKTLTAGTPAPAFSLLNQDNELTNLADFKGKKVLAYFYPKAMTPGCTVQACGLRDSKTELDALNVVVLGISIDAVKRLPRFIERDNLNFTLLSDEDHAVAEQFGVWGEKKFMGKVYDGLHRISFLIDENGTIEHVFNKFKTKTHHEVVLDYFNNAE; this is translated from the coding sequence ATGAAGACTTTGACTGCTGGCACACCAGCACCAGCCTTCTCTTTGCTTAACCAAGATAATGAACTCACAAACCTTGCTGATTTTAAAGGTAAAAAAGTATTGGCATACTTCTACCCTAAAGCAATGACGCCTGGGTGCACGGTACAAGCCTGCGGTTTACGTGACAGTAAAACTGAATTAGATGCATTAAATGTAGTTGTACTGGGTATTAGCATCGATGCTGTTAAACGCCTGCCTAGATTCATTGAGCGCGACAACCTCAATTTCACATTACTTTCAGATGAAGATCATGCGGTAGCTGAGCAGTTTGGTGTCTGGGGTGAGAAAAAGTTCATGGGTAAAGTATATGATGGCCTTCATCGCATCAGTTTTTTAATCGATGAGAATGGCACCATTGAACACGTATTTAATAAGTTTAAAACGAAAACTCACCATGAAGTGGTCTTAGATTATTTCAACAATGCTGAGTAA